From the Conger conger chromosome 14, fConCon1.1, whole genome shotgun sequence genome, one window contains:
- the LOC133109375 gene encoding carboxy-terminal domain RNA polymerase II polypeptide A small phosphatase 2-like isoform X1, protein MESSIITQVQREDSPLPSKTGQVIKSSPQKPRSRTIFKALFCCLRAQDAPQTPPPAQDTLLQPEDNGTVAKSDLLQTLRYQFHQIPGTCLLPEVTPQDQGKVCVVIDLDETLVHSSFKPISNADFIVPVEIEGTTHQVYVLKRPHVDEFLQRMGEMFECILFTASLAKYADPVTDLLDRGGVFRARLFRESCVFHQGCYVKDLSRLGRELHRTLILDNSPASYIFHPENAVPVVSWFDDLEDTELLTLLPVFEELSEAENVYAKLQQLRTP, encoded by the exons gtcaGGTGATCAAATCTTCCCCCCAGAAGCCTCGGAGCCGGACGATCTTCAAAGCGCTTTTCTGTTGCCTCCGAGCACAGGATGCCCCTCAGACTCCGCCCCCTGCCCAGGATACTCTGCTGCAGCCCGAGGACAATGGGACGGTTGCCAAG TCTGATCTCCTTCAAACTCTTCGCTACCAGTTTCATCAA ATCCCCGGGACCTGCCTGCTGCCCGAGGTGACGCCCCAGGACCAGGGCAAGGTCTGCGTGGTGATCGACCTGGACGAGACTCTGGTGCACAGCTCCTTCAAg CCCATCAGTAATGCGGACTTCATCGTTCCTGTGGAGATTGAGGGCACGACACACCAG GTGTACGTCCTGAAGAGGCCGCACGTGGACGAGTTCCTCCAGCGGATGGGGGAGATGTTCGAGTGCATCCTCTTCACCGCCAGTCTCGCCAAG TACGCAGACCCGGTGACGGACCTGCTGGACCGCGGCGGCGTGTTTCGGGCGCGGCTCTTCCGCGAGTCGTGCGTGTTCCACCAGGGCTGCTACGTCAAGGACCTGAGCCGGCTGGGCCGGGAGCTGCACCGCACACTCATCCTGGACAACTCGCCCGCCTCCTACATCTTCCACCCCGAAAACGCT GTGCCTGTGGTGTCCTGGTTCGACGACCTGGAGGACACCGAGCTGCTCACCCTCCTGCCGGTCTTCGAGGAGCTGAGTGAGGCGGAGAACGTCTATGCCAAACTACAGCAGCTGCGGACCCCCTGA
- the LOC133109375 gene encoding carboxy-terminal domain RNA polymerase II polypeptide A small phosphatase 2-like isoform X2, with translation MESSIITQVQREDSPLPSKTGQVIKSSPQKPRSRTIFKALFCCLRAQDAPQTPPPAQDTLLQPEDNGTVAKIPGTCLLPEVTPQDQGKVCVVIDLDETLVHSSFKPISNADFIVPVEIEGTTHQVYVLKRPHVDEFLQRMGEMFECILFTASLAKYADPVTDLLDRGGVFRARLFRESCVFHQGCYVKDLSRLGRELHRTLILDNSPASYIFHPENAVPVVSWFDDLEDTELLTLLPVFEELSEAENVYAKLQQLRTP, from the exons gtcaGGTGATCAAATCTTCCCCCCAGAAGCCTCGGAGCCGGACGATCTTCAAAGCGCTTTTCTGTTGCCTCCGAGCACAGGATGCCCCTCAGACTCCGCCCCCTGCCCAGGATACTCTGCTGCAGCCCGAGGACAATGGGACGGTTGCCAAG ATCCCCGGGACCTGCCTGCTGCCCGAGGTGACGCCCCAGGACCAGGGCAAGGTCTGCGTGGTGATCGACCTGGACGAGACTCTGGTGCACAGCTCCTTCAAg CCCATCAGTAATGCGGACTTCATCGTTCCTGTGGAGATTGAGGGCACGACACACCAG GTGTACGTCCTGAAGAGGCCGCACGTGGACGAGTTCCTCCAGCGGATGGGGGAGATGTTCGAGTGCATCCTCTTCACCGCCAGTCTCGCCAAG TACGCAGACCCGGTGACGGACCTGCTGGACCGCGGCGGCGTGTTTCGGGCGCGGCTCTTCCGCGAGTCGTGCGTGTTCCACCAGGGCTGCTACGTCAAGGACCTGAGCCGGCTGGGCCGGGAGCTGCACCGCACACTCATCCTGGACAACTCGCCCGCCTCCTACATCTTCCACCCCGAAAACGCT GTGCCTGTGGTGTCCTGGTTCGACGACCTGGAGGACACCGAGCTGCTCACCCTCCTGCCGGTCTTCGAGGAGCTGAGTGAGGCGGAGAACGTCTATGCCAAACTACAGCAGCTGCGGACCCCCTGA